One Methanocaldococcus villosus KIN24-T80 genomic window carries:
- the moaC gene encoding cyclic pyranopterin monophosphate synthase MoaC, whose product MLTHVDDKGVKMVDISEKSEVIRVAEAEGYIKLKRETIELIKENKLEKGNVLTTAQIAGIMAVKKTHELIPLCHPLPITSVNIDFEVFEDKIKCICKVKAKYKTGVEMEALAGVSVALLTIWDMVKSVEKKDGYKETEIYGIKIIKKIKM is encoded by the coding sequence ATGTTAACACATGTTGATGATAAAGGAGTAAAAATGGTTGATATTTCTGAGAAGTCAGAGGTAATAAGAGTAGCTGAAGCTGAAGGATATATAAAATTAAAAAGAGAGACAATAGAATTAATAAAAGAAAATAAATTAGAAAAAGGTAATGTTTTAACAACTGCCCAAATAGCAGGAATTATGGCTGTAAAAAAAACACATGAATTAATCCCTCTCTGTCATCCTTTACCTATAACCTCTGTAAATATAGATTTTGAAGTTTTTGAAGATAAAATAAAATGTATATGTAAAGTTAAAGCAAAATATAAAACTGGTGTAGAAATGGAAGCACTTGCAGGGGTTTCAGTAGCTTTATTAACAATATGGGATATGGTAAAATCTGTTGAAAAAAAGGATGGATATAAAGAAACAGAAATTTATGGGATAAAAATAATTAAAAAGATAAAAATGTGA
- the pheA gene encoding prephenate dehydratase — protein sequence MIYTLPKGSYSEKAAKEFLKFLDGEYEIGYCNNIYEIFEKIDRSSLGVVPIENSIEGSVSLTLDLLLEFDVKILAEISLDIHHCLIGYDKEKIKIILSHPQALAQCRKYIKKHGWEVKAVESTIKAVELIEDERYGAIADRDVVKYYKHLKILDENIEDYKNNKTRFILIGYKKVKFKKEFKKYKTSIIFELKEDKPGALYHVLKEFAERGINLTRIESRPSKRRLGTYIFYIDYENGLEVLNSVKKHTTFIKVLGRYPVLVE from the coding sequence ATGATTTACACCTTACCAAAAGGCTCATATTCAGAAAAAGCTGCAAAAGAATTTTTAAAATTTTTAGATGGAGAATATGAGATAGGATATTGTAACAACATATATGAAATTTTTGAAAAAATTGATAGAAGTAGTCTTGGTGTTGTGCCTATAGAAAACTCTATAGAGGGTTCAGTATCTTTAACTTTAGATCTACTTTTAGAGTTTGATGTTAAAATATTAGCTGAAATATCATTGGATATACATCACTGTTTAATAGGTTATGATAAAGAGAAGATTAAAATCATATTATCTCACCCACAGGCTTTAGCTCAGTGTAGGAAATATATAAAAAAGCATGGTTGGGAAGTTAAAGCTGTTGAAAGTACAATAAAAGCTGTGGAGCTTATAGAAGATGAGAGATATGGAGCAATAGCAGATAGGGATGTGGTGAAGTATTATAAGCATTTAAAAATTTTAGATGAAAATATAGAAGATTATAAAAATAATAAAACAAGATTTATTTTAATAGGTTATAAGAAAGTTAAATTTAAAAAAGAGTTTAAGAAATATAAGACATCAATTATTTTTGAATTAAAAGAAGATAAACCTGGAGCACTTTATCATGTCTTAAAAGAGTTTGCTGAAAGAGGAATAAATTTAACAAGGATTGAATCACGACCTTCAAAAAGAAGGTTGGGGACATATATATTTTATATTGATTATGAAAATGGCTTAGAAGTTTTAAATAGTGTAAAAAAGCATACAACATTCATAAAAGTTCTTGGTAGGTATCCAGTATTGGTGGAATAA
- a CDS encoding class I SAM-dependent methyltransferase has translation MDIEEFYDNWNPEEFPDYIKILMEFADRLIKNEIKKLLVEEPKFVLDCGCGFGAFYELTKDHNTLYLDISFYQLKKFKIKEKKICSNMLYLPFKNEVFDLILCINVLEHVNYKRALEEMFRVLKKGGRIIVVVINKNRLINEEIFTEFKIYHQPLSIKDFYNINFYTSVYFLPSFFKILPSRILKVFLKYWIFVDRFLSKLFKDKGLFLIIEMVKK, from the coding sequence ATGGACATTGAAGAGTTTTATGATAATTGGAATCCTGAAGAATTTCCTGATTATATTAAAATATTAATGGAATTTGCTGATAGATTAATAAAAAATGAAATTAAAAAGTTATTGGTAGAAGAACCAAAATTTGTGTTGGATTGTGGATGTGGTTTTGGAGCTTTTTATGAATTAACAAAGGATCATAATACTCTATACTTAGATATCTCATTTTATCAGTTAAAGAAGTTTAAAATCAAAGAGAAGAAAATATGCTCCAACATGTTGTATTTACCATTTAAAAATGAAGTATTTGATTTAATTCTATGTATAAATGTTTTGGAACATGTAAATTATAAGAGGGCTTTAGAGGAGATGTTTAGGGTGTTAAAGAAGGGTGGAAGGATCATAGTAGTTGTTATAAATAAAAATAGATTAATTAATGAAGAGATTTTTACAGAATTTAAAATTTATCATCAGCCCTTATCTATAAAAGATTTTTATAATATAAATTTCTATACCTCAGTTTATTTTCTCCCATCATTTTTTAAAATTCTTCCAAGTAGAATATTAAAAGTATTTTTGAAATATTGGATTTTTGTTGATAGATTTCTATCAAAATTATTTAAAGATAAGGGGTTATTTTTAATTATTGAAATGGTGAAAAAATGA
- a CDS encoding RecB-family nuclease has translation MFICLHNTYSSKQVEEFGRIAYGFGANAVIITKATASAAQSGIPILHKMAYKLNKNILCFEDIDDAIELLNPEKIFLIGHKGICDEKMNFEEVGERDLIIFCGASTGFTKLELEKGLGRYIVENDIGALGNLAIFLYEMKKLNRI, from the coding sequence ATGTTTATATGCTTACATAACACATATAGCTCTAAACAGGTTGAAGAGTTTGGAAGGATAGCTTATGGTTTTGGTGCGAATGCTGTGATAATAACAAAGGCTACGGCATCTGCAGCTCAGAGTGGAATACCAATATTACATAAGATGGCATATAAATTAAATAAAAACATTCTTTGTTTTGAGGATATTGATGATGCTATTGAGTTGCTAAATCCAGAAAAAATATTCTTAATTGGACATAAAGGAATATGTGATGAAAAAATGAATTTTGAAGAAGTGGGAGAGAGAGATTTAATAATTTTCTGTGGGGCTTCAACAGGTTTTACAAAGTTGGAGTTAGAAAAAGGTTTGGGAAGGTATATTGTTGAGAATGATATAGGAGCTTTAGGAAATTTGGCTATATTCTTATATGAAATGAAAAAATTAAATAGAATATAA
- a CDS encoding potassium channel family protein: MQDSIKKIFFGILSLLLLIFIQTLVYSSIEGWDLFTSFYVSVITISTVGYGDFVPKTFLGRVVTIIYIFVGVGLVAYTLSNVASFLIEGHFKKIFKMRKMIEKIKKLKDHYIVCGYGRLGRVVVDELKKSNIPYVVIDINEDVLKEAVEMDNDLICIVGDATLEETLEKANIRKAKGLISVVGSDAENVFITLTAKSLNPNIFVVAKADKSSTLDKLIKAGADRAICPYIVGGMEIAKIAINPEILEFIHSLVANEEDMEVRRLTIKNEALDGKTLRESKIREKTGATILAIKKGNKMITSPPPEVKLNVGDVVYAFGKREQLEKLSKYLEG, encoded by the coding sequence ATGCAGGATAGCATAAAAAAAATATTTTTTGGTATATTATCCCTTCTATTGTTAATATTTATACAGACATTAGTTTATTCATCAATAGAGGGTTGGGATCTTTTCACATCTTTCTATGTGTCAGTTATAACAATATCTACTGTAGGTTATGGAGATTTTGTTCCAAAAACCTTTTTAGGAAGGGTAGTGACTATTATATATATATTTGTAGGTGTTGGGTTAGTAGCATATACTCTTAGTAATGTAGCAAGTTTCCTTATAGAAGGACATTTTAAAAAGATTTTTAAGATGAGAAAAATGATTGAAAAGATAAAAAAGCTTAAGGATCATTATATTGTTTGTGGTTACGGAAGGTTAGGAAGGGTAGTTGTGGATGAATTAAAAAAATCTAATATTCCATATGTTGTTATTGACATAAATGAGGATGTTTTAAAGGAAGCTGTTGAAATGGATAATGATCTTATATGTATTGTAGGGGATGCTACTTTAGAAGAAACCTTAGAAAAAGCTAATATAAGGAAAGCTAAAGGATTGATATCTGTTGTAGGTTCAGATGCTGAAAATGTGTTTATAACCTTGACAGCTAAGAGTTTAAACCCCAATATATTTGTTGTAGCAAAGGCTGATAAATCTTCTACATTGGATAAACTGATAAAGGCTGGAGCTGATAGAGCTATTTGTCCATATATTGTTGGAGGTATGGAGATAGCCAAAATAGCTATAAATCCAGAAATTCTAGAGTTTATACACTCTTTGGTAGCAAATGAAGAAGATATGGAAGTTAGAAGATTGACAATAAAAAATGAAGCATTGGATGGAAAAACTTTAAGAGAGTCAAAAATTAGAGAGAAGACTGGAGCTACTATTTTAGCAATAAAGAAAGGTAATAAAATGATAACTAGCCCTCCACCAGAGGTTAAGTTAAATGTTGGGGATGTTGTTTATGCATTTGGAAAAAGAGAACAGTTGGAGAAATTGAGTAAATACTTAGAAGGGTAA
- a CDS encoding DEAD/DEAH box helicase, which translates to MIEDFNKLIKKCFGFTLKEYQKYVINNIIKNLERNKFIAVSMPTGSGKTIIEMFLAYYFKDKRILVLEPTRFLCDQMFKLWKTLFDNVEKDYEGKKFDYNKRIIISTPQTALKWARDFDVIIIDEIHHAFGNKYYKTLLSKLNPQYIFGFTALIIKEKRKEIGNVCFLDYDFKKLHQIDKTFSHPKAIIDIFDAELNIDEDKIYEKLFCCKVIGDVKAIKYLENVLIKYGKRAFCESLRNLLRKGKIEDKELIDFCKKGGISHKARAVLKVLKAYEVSQLKPVLIFTSRKATAKEFMEVIKNFKTELLTSDLSKDERLKLINRAKNGEVDIIISTLVGEEGIDIPESGLLIMTDIPKSPLRFYQRLGRLIRLSSKDKIKFLVFTLTPKTFEYDYLDEAINKLYNEGVDVSYILSDIEKTQKVKVVEIIKRYERPISYTKLILNEDIDPFEFYFNKVKEKLKGITSIEDESKLKKIFFILLTNPLYRGGLSKLIKDIDNYIISNNFSRSLDRAIERGEIYYIYNVNKLSKIIKFELLRLYNICLKRGIKKYENSLFKLDRKPFLRLMSDLFLEEDIRRVKYLLTTEDNIVSVGKIKYNKSSKSLYAKLIIPLCVNNIEIYLEVGISYFNIIKENEKSYKKFRELIKLNLKKAGSLAIEKFLKEI; encoded by the coding sequence ATGATAGAAGATTTTAACAAACTAATTAAAAAATGTTTTGGATTCACATTAAAGGAATATCAGAAGTATGTTATTAATAACATTATAAAAAATCTTGAGAGAAATAAATTTATAGCAGTATCTATGCCTACTGGTAGTGGAAAAACAATAATTGAAATGTTTTTAGCTTATTATTTTAAAGATAAAAGAATATTAGTTCTAGAGCCTACAAGATTTCTATGTGATCAAATGTTTAAACTTTGGAAAACTCTTTTTGATAATGTTGAAAAAGACTATGAAGGAAAGAAGTTTGACTATAATAAAAGAATAATAATTTCTACTCCTCAAACTGCTTTAAAATGGGCAAGAGACTTTGATGTTATAATTATTGATGAGATACATCATGCTTTTGGAAATAAGTATTATAAAACCTTACTATCAAAATTAAATCCACAATATATTTTTGGATTTACAGCACTTATTATAAAAGAAAAAAGAAAAGAGATTGGAAATGTATGTTTTTTGGACTATGATTTTAAGAAACTACATCAAATTGACAAAACCTTCTCTCACCCTAAGGCAATAATAGATATATTTGATGCTGAGCTAAATATTGATGAAGATAAGATTTATGAAAAACTCTTCTGCTGTAAGGTTATAGGGGATGTAAAAGCTATAAAATATTTAGAGAATGTTTTAATAAAGTATGGAAAAAGAGCATTTTGTGAGAGTTTAAGAAATTTATTAAGGAAAGGTAAAATAGAAGATAAAGAGTTGATAGATTTTTGTAAAAAAGGAGGTATTTCTCATAAAGCAAGAGCAGTTTTAAAGGTTTTAAAGGCTTATGAAGTATCTCAACTAAAACCTGTTTTAATATTTACATCAAGAAAAGCTACTGCAAAAGAGTTTATGGAAGTTATAAAAAATTTTAAAACCGAACTTTTAACAAGTGATCTTAGTAAAGATGAGAGATTAAAATTAATAAATAGAGCTAAGAATGGAGAAGTGGATATAATTATTTCAACATTAGTAGGGGAAGAAGGTATAGATATTCCAGAATCTGGACTTTTAATAATGACAGATATTCCAAAAAGCCCTTTAAGATTTTATCAAAGGTTGGGAAGGTTGATAAGACTATCAAGTAAAGATAAGATAAAATTTTTAGTATTTACATTAACTCCAAAGACTTTTGAGTATGATTATTTAGATGAGGCTATAAATAAGTTATATAATGAGGGTGTTGATGTCAGTTATATTCTCTCAGACATTGAGAAAACTCAAAAGGTTAAAGTTGTAGAAATAATAAAAAGATATGAAAGACCTATATCTTATACTAAATTAATTTTAAATGAAGACATAGATCCATTTGAATTTTATTTTAATAAGGTGAAAGAAAAATTGAAGGGTATTACAAGTATAGAAGATGAGAGTAAGTTAAAGAAGATATTTTTTATCTTGTTAACAAACCCATTATATAGAGGAGGATTATCAAAATTAATAAAAGATATTGATAATTATATAATCTCAAACAACTTTAGTAGAAGCCTTGATAGAGCTATTGAGAGAGGAGAGATTTATTATATATATAATGTAAATAAACTCTCTAAAATTATAAAATTTGAACTTTTAAGGCTGTATAATATATGTTTAAAAAGAGGAATAAAAAAGTATGAAAATAGCTTGTTTAAATTAGATAGAAAACCATTTTTAAGATTAATGTCAGATCTATTTTTGGAAGAGGATATTAGGAGAGTTAAATATTTATTAACTACAGAAGATAATATTGTGTCTGTAGGAAAGATTAAGTATAATAAGAGTAGTAAAAGCTTATATGCCAAACTAATAATTCCACTTTGTGTTAATAATATAGAAATATATTTAGAGGTAGGAATATCTTATTTTAATATAATAAAAGAAAATGAAAAATCTTATAAAAAATTTAGAGAATTAATTAAATTAAATCTTAAGAAAGCTGGAAGTTTAGCTATAGAAAAATTTTTAAAGGAGATTTAA
- a CDS encoding sulfite exporter TauE/SafE family protein, whose amino-acid sequence MNILFFITLIILGFFVGILGSLLGVSGGFIITPILTLIFESLSIPEAMKFAVGTSLFVVFINSIFALLRHRVNIRCGLYIGILGSLIAFIFGKLSILYIPSSVVKKIFGIFLIIISGYYLLLKDFYDDREVRFSHLVICGLISGILAGLFGIGGGIAIIPILSMFKYDPKKLVTVSISAIPIISFGGLISYLSANVDNYIYNIGYVSIPIAIIIAFPIAFSSKLGHKLFHKLDNNKIKILLSTILFIIGLVMLIK is encoded by the coding sequence ATGAATATTTTATTTTTTATTACTCTTATAATTTTAGGTTTCTTTGTTGGGATATTGGGAAGCTTATTAGGGGTTAGTGGGGGTTTCATAATAACTCCTATATTAACATTAATATTTGAATCTCTCTCTATCCCAGAAGCTATGAAATTTGCTGTAGGGACTTCTTTGTTTGTTGTTTTTATTAATTCTATCTTTGCACTTTTGAGACATAGGGTTAATATAAGATGTGGATTATATATAGGGATTTTAGGATCACTAATTGCTTTTATTTTTGGAAAGTTATCTATATTATATATTCCTTCATCAGTGGTTAAAAAAATATTTGGGATATTCTTAATAATTATTTCAGGATATTATTTATTACTAAAAGACTTTTATGATGATAGAGAAGTTAGGTTTTCTCATTTGGTAATTTGTGGACTAATCTCAGGAATTTTAGCTGGATTATTTGGAATAGGAGGAGGAATTGCAATAATTCCCATTCTATCCATGTTCAAATATGATCCAAAGAAATTGGTAACTGTATCAATTTCAGCTATTCCAATAATATCCTTTGGGGGATTAATAAGTTATTTATCAGCAAATGTTGATAATTATATATATAATATTGGTTATGTATCAATCCCTATAGCTATAATAATTGCCTTCCCAATAGCTTTCTCCTCTAAATTAGGGCATAAATTATTCCACAAATTAGATAATAATAAGATAAAGATTTTATTATCTACAATTTTATTTATTATAGGATTAGTTATGTTAATAAAATAG
- a CDS encoding NAAT family transporter, producing MDILNFYIYSFVSLFITVDPIGLIPIIHSLIYPYSTYRKRIIKKAILASTTILLIFALFGNFIFSYFGITVDAFRVAGGILLFKIAWDMLHAEIPKTKHKPEEKIELEDIDSIVYVPLAIPLISGPGAITTTVILISKAQSLIYKIIVISAILTTMLVSAVIFYLSDYIIKKFNIYGINAFVRIMGLLLASISVQIIFFGLYGLYKTILLT from the coding sequence ATGGATATCCTAAACTTTTACATATATTCTTTTGTTTCTTTGTTTATAACTGTTGATCCTATAGGTTTAATACCAATAATACACTCCCTTATTTACCCTTATTCAACTTATAGAAAGAGAATAATAAAAAAAGCTATTTTAGCTTCAACTACTATTTTACTAATATTTGCCCTTTTTGGAAATTTTATTTTTAGCTATTTTGGAATTACAGTAGATGCATTTAGAGTAGCTGGAGGGATATTACTATTTAAAATTGCTTGGGATATGTTACATGCTGAAATTCCAAAAACTAAACATAAGCCTGAAGAAAAAATTGAACTTGAGGATATTGACAGCATTGTTTATGTACCTTTAGCTATCCCACTAATTTCAGGTCCTGGAGCAATTACAACAACAGTAATATTGATTAGTAAAGCACAGAGTTTAATTTATAAAATAATAGTTATTTCAGCTATATTAACTACAATGTTAGTTTCTGCAGTAATATTTTATCTTTCAGATTACATAATTAAAAAATTTAATATTTATGGAATTAATGCATTTGTAAGAATAATGGGGTTGTTGTTAGCTTCAATCTCTGTCCAAATTATATTCTTTGGTTTATATGGATTATATAAAACTATTTTATTAACATAA
- a CDS encoding site-2 protease family protein: protein MKIVALIFIIIWVFLLAVREKINLKVYFGAFGILRTKIGLNVIDKLGKYKFWRKIGYISIPICVLLGGYALFNIINMSIKLISGELPKSAGKPIIFLFGSVIPILPGIIALTIAITAHELFHGVIARSFNINVKSSGILLMLGFPLGFFVELDEKFKTTEKKVRAAIASAGPMANLILCVISLPLMYLSYSIPSEIVVIKTYEPASKYLKSGDIILRINDYNIKSIADFKNFAKEIKPNKVYRIEVLRGNKVISYNIKSSNEGKLGLLVSPSGSLAFLINTLYWSYLFNLLLALFNLLPAFPLDGFYVFSSIPEIFKSIRLYKFGNFLEVIVNEKTLRSISLLIWWIILGAIIYSMW from the coding sequence ATGAAAATTGTAGCATTAATATTTATAATTATTTGGGTATTTTTATTAGCTGTAAGAGAGAAAATTAATTTAAAAGTTTATTTTGGAGCATTTGGGATTTTGAGAACAAAAATTGGATTAAATGTTATAGACAAGTTAGGAAAGTATAAATTTTGGAGGAAAATAGGATATATTTCAATACCTATATGTGTCCTATTAGGAGGATATGCATTATTTAATATAATAAATATGAGTATTAAACTAATTTCTGGAGAATTGCCAAAATCTGCTGGAAAGCCAATAATATTTTTATTTGGTTCAGTTATCCCAATACTTCCAGGAATAATTGCTTTAACTATAGCTATAACTGCACATGAGTTATTTCATGGAGTAATAGCAAGGTCTTTTAATATAAATGTAAAAAGTTCAGGAATTTTATTAATGCTTGGATTTCCCTTAGGGTTCTTTGTAGAATTAGATGAAAAGTTCAAAACAACAGAAAAGAAAGTTAGAGCTGCTATAGCTTCAGCAGGACCTATGGCTAATTTGATTTTATGTGTAATTTCTCTACCATTAATGTATCTGTCCTACTCTATTCCTTCAGAGATAGTGGTAATTAAAACATATGAGCCAGCTTCAAAATATTTAAAAAGTGGAGATATTATTTTAAGAATTAATGATTATAATATAAAATCTATAGCAGATTTTAAAAATTTTGCAAAAGAAATAAAACCAAATAAAGTTTATAGAATAGAGGTTTTAAGAGGGAATAAAGTTATAAGTTATAATATAAAAAGTTCTAATGAGGGAAAACTAGGTTTATTAGTTTCACCTTCAGGAAGTTTGGCTTTTCTGATTAATACACTATATTGGAGTTATCTATTTAATTTGTTGTTAGCTTTATTTAATCTACTCCCAGCCTTTCCATTAGATGGATTCTATGTCTTTTCATCAATACCTGAAATATTTAAAAGTATTAGATTATATAAATTTGGAAATTTCTTAGAAGTAATAGTTAATGAAAAAACATTAAGGTCAATTTCATTATTGATTTGGTGGATTATATTAGGGGCTATAATTTATTCAATGTGGTAG
- a CDS encoding mRNA surveillance protein pelota, with amino-acid sequence MKIVEEEKDYIKLMPENLDDLWVLYNVIDEGDVIFALTERRVQDKGDMIRADRGTKRKMILGIEVKNLEFDENTKRLRILGVIIHGPDDIPLGAHHTIEVKPFDEITIKKQWKKWQIEKIKEAIESSKRPKVLVVIMDDESAEVYEVRDYCVKEICSIKSHASKRLDYKINEELKKEYYHEIAKVLKEYEVDNIIVAGPGFAKNSFYNFLSEQYPELKRKVVVESVSTTSKAGLNEVFKRGIINRVYAESRVAKETQLIEKLLEEIAKNGLAVYGIDDVKRAIDYAAIDILLVADDMVRDKRIEEIIDLTENIGGKVVIVSTEHDAGKQLKALGGVAGLLRFKV; translated from the coding sequence ATGAAGATTGTTGAAGAGGAGAAAGATTATATCAAATTAATGCCTGAAAATTTAGATGATCTTTGGGTTCTTTATAATGTTATTGATGAAGGAGATGTAATATTTGCATTAACAGAGAGAAGAGTACAGGATAAAGGGGATATGATAAGAGCTGATAGAGGTACTAAGAGAAAGATGATTTTAGGAATAGAAGTAAAAAACTTAGAGTTTGATGAAAATACTAAGAGATTGAGGATCTTAGGGGTTATAATACATGGACCTGATGACATACCACTAGGAGCTCATCACACTATAGAAGTAAAACCATTTGATGAAATAACTATAAAAAAACAGTGGAAAAAGTGGCAAATAGAAAAAATCAAAGAAGCTATAGAATCTTCAAAAAGGCCAAAAGTTTTAGTTGTTATTATGGATGATGAATCTGCTGAAGTATATGAGGTTAGAGATTACTGTGTTAAAGAGATATGCTCAATAAAAAGTCATGCCTCTAAGAGGTTAGATTATAAGATCAATGAAGAGTTAAAAAAAGAATATTATCATGAAATAGCTAAGGTATTGAAGGAGTATGAGGTTGATAATATTATAGTAGCTGGTCCAGGATTTGCTAAGAATAGTTTTTATAATTTTCTCTCAGAACAATATCCAGAATTAAAAAGAAAAGTAGTAGTAGAAAGCGTTTCAACTACATCAAAAGCTGGTTTAAATGAAGTTTTTAAAAGAGGGATTATTAATAGAGTTTATGCTGAGTCAAGAGTGGCTAAGGAAACTCAACTTATAGAGAAACTATTAGAGGAAATAGCTAAAAATGGGTTAGCTGTGTATGGGATAGATGATGTTAAAAGAGCAATAGATTATGCAGCTATTGACATTCTGTTAGTAGCTGATGATATGGTTAGAGACAAAAGAATTGAAGAAATTATAGATTTAACTGAAAATATTGGAGGAAAAGTTGTTATTGTTTCTACAGAACATGATGCTGGAAAACAACTAAAGGCATTAGGAGGAGTTGCAGGTTTATTAAGATTTAAAGTTTAA
- a CDS encoding S-layer protein, protein MKKVLLIFLILTSVFAMEPIIVANKSTVDYNNSLILMDNYYSSKKIIIENDTVKMISRNILYLPFKNSLDIRLKNDILRVKIERNNDDIIFKDIYYIIKLDKEIEINGEKYNVKNFGNFILLLGDGENVTTKGSFEFNNYRINIKLVSMDHKSLIVDIYKDGVAVEKNVKLNMGEMYYSKGIAVKYKNYSKNLFEFTVYKAIKIEKGKDYPLDKRFTVEDINNYIKLKFKNSFKNRLNLSNCYIYPINKTLFKAIVEYIDSYKKENISFENGFYIMGNKVYYKGKEVRSGEKFYFGSVDIINNDIFNMDRDVILVGGERVNSYVRELVRRGLLKDRITETNPGRFKGYIIKIRNKNHFIYVLAGSDRWGTKAAIEAFLNRYHGEDKLLVNWKKE, encoded by the coding sequence TTGAAGAAAGTTTTATTAATATTTCTGATATTAACTTCTGTATTTGCTATGGAACCAATTATTGTAGCTAATAAATCTACAGTTGATTATAATAACTCTCTAATTTTAATGGATAATTACTACTCTTCAAAAAAGATAATAATTGAGAATGACACAGTAAAGATGATTTCAAGAAATATATTATATTTACCTTTTAAAAATAGTTTGGATATTAGGCTAAAAAATGATATTTTAAGAGTAAAAATTGAAAGAAATAATGATGATATTATTTTTAAAGATATCTACTATATAATAAAGTTAGATAAAGAAATAGAGATAAATGGGGAAAAATATAATGTTAAAAACTTTGGAAATTTTATATTGTTGTTAGGTGATGGAGAAAATGTAACAACAAAGGGGTCATTTGAATTTAATAACTATAGAATAAATATTAAACTAGTTTCTATGGATCATAAAAGTTTGATTGTTGATATATATAAAGATGGAGTAGCTGTTGAAAAAAATGTTAAGTTAAATATGGGAGAGATGTATTACTCAAAAGGGATAGCTGTAAAATATAAAAATTATTCTAAGAATCTTTTTGAATTTACTGTGTATAAGGCTATAAAGATTGAAAAAGGTAAGGATTATCCTTTAGATAAAAGATTCACAGTTGAAGATATTAATAACTATATTAAATTAAAATTTAAAAACAGTTTTAAAAATAGACTGAACCTATCCAATTGCTATATATATCCAATAAACAAAACTTTATTTAAGGCTATAGTTGAATATATTGACTCTTATAAAAAAGAAAATATTTCTTTTGAAAATGGTTTTTACATTATGGGTAACAAAGTTTATTATAAAGGAAAAGAAGTAAGAAGTGGGGAGAAGTTCTATTTTGGATCAGTTGATATCATCAATAATGATATTTTTAATATGGATAGGGATGTTATATTAGTTGGAGGGGAAAGAGTAAATAGCTATGTGAGGGAGTTAGTAAGAAGAGGATTATTAAAGGATAGAATAACAGAGACTAACCCTGGAAGATTTAAAGGATATATTATTAAAATAAGGAATAAAAATCATTTCATCTATGTTTTAGCTGGTTCAGATAGATGGGGGACAAAAGCTGCTATAGAGGCTTTTTTAAATAGATATCATGGAGAAGATAAGTTATTAGTTAATTGGAAAAAAGAGTGA